Part of the Tenacibaculum sp. SZ-18 genome, ACCTGAGTAAAGAAGAATTACAAAGAGTTGAATTAAACTACCAAAAATATAAGAACTATAAACTGAAACGCCAGAATGACTCGCTCACTTACCACGAATGGCTTACGTTTTTTCTTTTTTCATTTTTTTCTTCGAAAAAAACTCTTTGGGAAAATGAAAATTTTTCTGAATCTGAAATAGAACGATTCAAAAAGTACGGTTATCAAAAGAAATTAAAACAGGCACAACAAACTAAATTATTTGGTTTAATTTTTTGGGCACTTATGATTTTGCTTTTTTACTTTATAGCCACCTACAAAGAATAAATACATTCATGCTTCACTTAAAAACAGTTATTTTTCATCTAATAATCAACAACAAACTTTATATTGCTCCATAAATTAACCAACCAAAAACTAAAATGGACAATATAGATAAAAAAGTAGATTTCATTAAATGGATTATAAACACAATTGTAATTGGCTTACTTACCTTCTTTTTTAACTGGATTTTGCAAGAAAGAAAACAAGGAATAGAAGAAATTAAAACATATGATAAATATGTTGAATTAGTAACCAATGTTAATGGTTTAGCAGAAAGGAGACTACTTGCCGAATTTTTCTCTTATGTTACACCTTCACCAAAATTAAAAGAAGGCTGGAAAGAATATTACGATACTTTAAACAAACAATATTTAAACAGACTTAAAGAAAGCAAATACACAATTAAAACAGCCGATACAGCTACTTACCAAGGAAAAATAAAATACGACAAAGCTGTTGAAATGAAAGAAATGTTGGAAAATGTTGGAGTTGTAAATCCAATTATCTCCAAGAAAAATGCTAAGGCTGCATTAGAATGGGAAACAAAAGGATTTCGAGCATTATTAAATAAAAATATCGACGGTGCAATACTTGCTTTTGAAAACAGCGAAAACTCATATAATTCTTTTCATCAGGTTTATGAGATTGCACTTTATTTGAAACGATATCAGTCTGCCTTACAAAATCCAAATTCCTCACAATGGAAAGAAGTTTATTTAACACTGATATCAGAATATAGTTGGAAAATGCCCTCTGATATCAAGAGAGTATTAGCAGAAAAGTCAAGATAATTAATTTCAAAAAATACGTAAGAAGATCAGTCGTTATTAATATTATCTCCTATTTTTTCTATTTTACTTATAGGTATAGGTAAATCTACACCTTCGCTGATAAATCGTTTATGTACAGCCTCTTTCAACGCACATTTTCCTCGAAATTCTTGAAATGGTTCATTCATCCATACATAAGCTCTCATGTGAATAAAACTCTCGTGAATATCAATAACTCGAACATCGATAGTTGAAGCATCATCATCCATTACCATAGGTAATTTTATTGCTTCTTCTTGAATAATCAATCTAGCTAAATCAATATCAGCGCGCAATCCTAATTTAAAATTATTGAAACTTAAAACATTGGAATCTTGAATCGTGTGATTTAAAACAGAATCTGTACTAATCACCGAATTAGGAATAATTAACCTCTTATTTTCAAAATTATTAATTACGGTATGGCGAAGTGTGATATCTTCAACAATACCAACTCTTGTATCATCTAATTTAATATAATCACCTACACGAAAAGGTTTAAAAATTACAATAAACGCACCAGCAATTAAGTTGGATAAAGCGGCTTGTGCAGCGAAACCTATAATCGCTGCAATAATTCCAGCTCCTGAAAATATCAATGTTGCTTTACTTCTTAAGGATGGAATTGTCATTACAACAACTACTAAAGCAACTAATCCAACAAAAAACTTTACTGAATTTCTTAAAAATTGAATACTGGTTCTACCAAAACGATCCGATTGTTTTGAGTTAATAAACAATAAAATACAGTAACGTATAATCCTAGAAATTAACCAAGAAACGAGTACTACTAATAAAATATAAGCAAGTATTCCTGTTGGACTTTTCAAATCAACTATAAAAGGAAATAGATTATTCACTCGTTTTTTGTTTTTCTAAAGCATTACATCGCATGTATAAATACAATGGAAAAGTGAATGCCACGGCGATAATAAAAGTAAATGGAATTAAAATCCACCAGTATCTAATTTTTAACTTAATAGCATCAGGAATATAAAAAGCGAAAAAAGTAAGAACCACTACAAGTAAATCTGCACTTAAAGATTTGCCAGCAAAATTAATTTTAGCATCTGCAAAAAAATTAGCAAGGGATGGATCTTCGGCATACTGAAAATATTGAATATTATAATACCAAGTATAACAAATTCCTACAATCGCTAATGCCAAATACAAATACTTTAATTTCATTTAAAATAATGCTGTTTGATTTTCCTCGTCGTTACTATCTTTTTTCTTTTTTATTGCTGCTTGTAAAGCTTTATTAGATTTATTTTCCTTGAGTTTATTAATTTCATCTGAAGACTCCATTGTTTCTTCTTCATTTACTTCGATTTCTTCAATCTTTTCTTCTGGTTCCTCAAAGGGTAATGGATCTAATAAATTTACAGTTCTAATTTTCGCTTGTGTTAACTGATTTCCCGTTGCTTTAATTCCTTTGATAGAAATAAATTCTTCAAAATTTACCTCCATTTTTGGTAGGCTACGTTTCGAAAATATGATTTCAGCCACTGGTCTGTAATCAGTAGCGACTATTTGTAACTGTGTCTTTTCATGATCTGTGATAAAGATTTCCTCTTTATCTGAATTTTCAAGCAAGAATCGTTTTACAAAATAGCGCTCTTTATATCCGTCATAATAAATTACAGAAATAGGTTTTTTGGGTTTCCATTTTTCTAAAACAATCATACCGTTATCGAAATGCATCGCTAAATCTGGAGTAACAGCTTTTATTTTTCCCGATTGATTTATTATTAAAATCTTGTCCTCTGCTCTAAATTCGCCAAGCAACTCACCTCGTTCATCAACATTTAAACGTTGAACTGCATCATCAAACCAAATTTTACGTGGTTTTAATGTAGAAACTCCTGCTTCCTTAAATTCAATTTTCTTTATACTATGTTTGGAAACTAAATTTCCACGAACAGATCTACCTTTTATTGCTAAATCAGCAAAATCTAAATCCCATTTTAGTTTCTTAATACTTCCAACTGCCCTTAATAACACTGTTACTAATTCTGCTTCACCATTTGGGTTTGCTGAAAAGTACAACACTTTAGAGCCTTTACTGCCATTGGTTAAATCGTATTCTTTATCTCTAGTCACAGAAGTTACATTAAAACGTTTCATGTAACTTGGTCCACGAGTTCCATCTTTATAAATGAGATTATAAACTGTTCGTTTATCCTTTTTCTTGAATACAGCTACATGGATGATTCCTTTTCCTACAAAAGTTTTAGAATCAACTTTCGTAACAACCATAGAACCATCTTCTTTGAAAACAATGATATCATCAATATCAGCACAATCTGCAACAAACTCATCTTTACGCAGAGAAGTTCCAATAAAACCCTCTTCCCGATTTACATAAAGTTTTGAATTTCGCATTACAACTTTCGTTGCAACGATGTCATCAAAAATTCTGATTTCGGTTTTACGCTCTTTTCCTTTGCCATATTTAGCTTTTAATTCTTTGAAATAATCAATTGCAAAATCAATAAGAGTGTCTAAATGATGCTTTACTTCTGCTATTTTCTCTTCTAAACTTTCAATGAATTGCTTCGCTTTATCGATATCAAACTTAGAGATCTTTTTTATTCTGATTTCTGTTAATTTTACAATATCCTCCTCTGTAACGGCTCTTTTTAAGTGCTTTGTATGGGGTTTTAAACCTAAATCGATAGCCTTAATTACACCTTCCCAAGTTTCTTGCTCCTCAATATCACGATAAATTCTATTCTCAATAAAAATTCGTTCTAAAGATGAAAAATGCCATTGTTCTTCTAATTCATTTAACTGGATTTCTAACTCACGCTTTAATAGTTCTACCGTAAAATCAGTAGATTTTTTAAGAACTTCCGAAACTCCTATGAAAATTGGTTTATTATCTTCAATAATACAGGATAATGGTGAGATTGAACTTTCACAACTTGTAAAAGCGTATAATGCATCTATTGTTTTATCTGGTGATATATTTGGTGGTAAATGGACTAAAATTTCTACGTTAGCAGCCGTATTATCTTCAATCTTTTTAATTTTGATCTTCCCTTTATCATTAGCTTTTAGGATGCTATCAATTAAAGAAGAAGTTGTTGTTCCGAAAGGAACTTCTGTAATTACCAACGTTTTTTTGTCTAATTGAGAAATTTTTGCTCTTACACGAACCTTCCCTCCTCTTTTACCATCGTTATAATTTGAAACATCAGCAATTCCACCAGTTAAAAAATCTGGAACTAGCGTGAAACTGCGACCTTTTAAATATTTGATAGAAGCATCAATTAATTCATTAAAATTGTGTGGTAAAATTTTTGTAGACAAACCAACTGCAATTCCTTCTGCTCCTTGTGCTAAAAGTAATGGAAACTTCACGGGAAGATTCACAGGTTCATTTTTTCTTCCATCATAAGAAAGCTGCCATTCTGTTGTCTTTGCATTGAAAACAACATCTAATGCGAATTTAGACAAACGTGCTTCAATATAACGTGAAGCTGCGGCTCTATCTCCTGTTAAGATATTTCCCCAGTTCCCTTGCATGTCAATTAACAACTCTTTTTGTCCCATTTGTACCATAGCATCAGCTATAGAAGCATCTCCATGTGGATGATATTGCATCGTATGACCAACAATATTCGCTACTTTGTTATAACGACCATCATCTAAATCCTTCATGGAATGCATAATCCTTCTTTGTACAGGTTTAAAACCATCTTCGATAGAGGGAACAGCACGTTCTAAAATTACATAAGAAGCATAGTCTAAAAACCAATCTTTATACATTCCTGTCACCTTAGTTATGGACTCTGTAGGATCAGCTTGATTTTCGTTTGTTAATTCTTCTTCGTGTTCGTAATTACTATTTTCTTCGCTCATGTATTATAAACGTTTAACCGTTTTGAGTTTGTTTTTTAAATCTTTCTCTGATCTTTTTTTCGCTTTTTCAAATTCTAAATATCTCGAATACCATCTATCCACAACAAATATACCTCTGTATTTATCTTTAATAGAAGCGTAAATTCTTATTTCTGAAGGTTTAGTTAAATTTTCAAAATAAGCAAGAAAACGATAGACTCTTCCATATACATCATCAGATAAATATTGCTCAAACCTCAATTTTCTAATTTTTCCATTTTTTTCTTTAATGGAATCACATTCAGTCAGCATTAATGGAATCCAACCTTTTCTAAATGAACGATATTCTGTATTCTCTTCATTAATTATTGGCATGGATTTTCTTTCACATTTATCATCTGATTTTAACGCAAATAATTCTAATTCCTTCTTTCTCTTATCAGATATATCACTTTTACTTCGAATAGAAAGTTCTGCATATTCATTTCTTTTATAATAATGATCCGACCAAAATATTTTACTAGAAACATGATAAACTTGATCAACTGAATTCAAATGAATCCTTATTTCTTGCGGAAAATCGGATTTATCTCGATGGACTTTATATCTAAAGATCTTAACTTTATCTCCTAAAACTTCTTTAAGTTTGATACTATTTATCTTACCATACCTTTCCTGATACCATTTACAAACTTTTATAACATGTTCTTTTGTATAACGTTCTCTGAAACCTTTTTCCGAATAAGTATTATTTAATTGAAAAAAATCTCCTTTATTACATAAATCAAAAGACATAAGAGAAAAGTCCGTTAAAAGCTCCCTAAACTTTTTATTGAAGTTTAATGTGTCTATTCTTTTAAATTGACAGTTTCCAGTAATTCCAATTGATAGAAAAAACAGACATATAAATATTTTTTTCATCAAAAATTAATTTTCTTAAAATAATTAATTATCAGTAGAAACCAAATCCTGTTCTACTTTTAAATTTTGAATGATAAATTTTTGACGATCTGGTGTGTTTTTTCCCATGTAAAACTGTAACATCTGTTCAATAGACATTTCTTTATCTAACATGACAGGATCCAAACGCATATCTTCCCCAATAAAGTGAACGAATTCGTTTGGAGAAATCTCCCCTAAACCTTTAAATCGCGTAATTTCAGGCTTTCCTCTTAATTTTTGTATTGCTTCCTGCTTCTCTGTCTCAGAATAACAGTAATGAGTTTCTTTTTTATTTCGAACTCTAAATAATGGAGTTTCCAAAATATATAAATGTCCTTCTTTAATTACTTCAGGAAAGAATTGTAAAAAGAATGTAATTAATAATAAACGGATGTGCATTCCATCGACATCGGCATCGGTAGCAATTACAATATTATTATATCGTAAACCTTCTAAGCCATCTTCGATATTTAAAGCAGCTTGCAATAAATTAAACTCTTCATTTTCATACACAATCTTTTTTGTTAATCCGTATGAATTTAAAGGTTTTCCCTTCAAACTAAAAACAGCTTGAGTATTAACATTTCTTGACTTGGTAATAGACCCAGATGCAGAATCACCCTCGGTAATAAATAAAGTTGTGTTTAAATAGTCTTCTTTTTTAGTATCTCCAAAATGAATTCTGCAATCTCGAAGTTTTTTATTGTGTAAACTAGCTTTCTTAGCTCTATCTCTTGCCAGTTTTCGAATACCAGATAATTCTTTACGTTCTTTTTCAGCTTGTATAATTTTCTTTTGAAGAATCTCAGCAATTTCTTGGTTCTTATGTAAGAAATTATCCAGCTTTGTTTTTATAAAATCGTTGATATAGGTCCTAACAGTTGGTAAATCTCCTCCCATTTCTGTAGAACCCAATTTTGTTTTTGTTTGACTTTCAAAAACAGGTTCCATTACTTTTATAGAAATAGCTGCTATAATGGATTTACGAACATCAGAAGCATCAAAATTTTTACCATAAAAATCACGAATTGTTTTTACAACAGCTTCTCGAAAAGCTGCTTGATGTGTTCCTCCTTGGGTTGTGTTTTGTCCATTTACAAAGGAATGATATTCTTCAGAATATTGAGTTTTACTATGTGTCATAGCAACTTCAATATCATCTCCTTTTAAATGAATGATTGGATACAACATATCTTCTTTATTATTGTTGTCTTCCAATAAATCTTTTAATCCATTCTTAGAATAATACTTTTCTCCGTTGAATACTATTGTTAAACCTGGATTCAGGTATACGTAATTTTTAAGTAAACGAATTACATACTCTGGGCGATACTTATAATTTTTAAAAATTGCATCATCAGCAACAAAAGTTACCTTCGTTCCTCTTCTTCTTGTTGTTTCCTCTAGGGTTTCTTGACTAGTAAGATTTCCTTTTTCAAACTCTGCTGATGCAGATTTTCCATCGCGAGTACTTTCAACTTTAAAATATGTTGAAAGTGCGTTTACTGCCTTCGTACCAACTCCATTTAAACCAACTGATTTCTTAAAAGCTCTAGAATCATATTTACCTCCAGTATTCATTTTAGAAACTACATCTACAACTTTTCCTAATGGAATACCACGTCCATAATCTCGAACAACTACTTTATTTCCTTGAATAGAAACTTCAATGGTTTTACCTGTACCCATCACAAACTCGTCAATGGAATTATCGAGCACCTCTTTCACTAAGATGTAAATACCATCGTCAGGTGATGAACCATCTCCTAATTTACCAATATACATTCCCGGTCGCATACGGATATGCTCTTTCCAGTCGAGTGAACGTATATTATCTTCGGTATATTTTGTTTCTTGCGTCATAAAAATGAGTAAATAATGAAGTGTCCGCTAAAATAAGCTTTACCCAGAAAAAACAAAAAACTCTATTCATATAGTTATTAACACAAAATCAATATTTTGATTAAAACAGATCAATTTTGAGGAATTCCTATGCGAAAATTCAGTAATATCAACTAAAAACCACTAGAAAAATTTGAATCTAAATATTCATAAACTAATTTTTATGAAATAAAACTCTCGATTAAAAAGGAACGTTTCTTTAAAAAACTAGATCGAAAACCATTCGAAATAAAAATTCCATTAACATTGCTATTAATGGAATTATATTATTGATTAGAAATTATAAATTATCTTCTACTATAATTTGGAGCTTCTTTAGTAATGGCAACATCATGTGGATGACTTTCGTTAATACCACTTGCTGTTATTCGAACAAACTTTCCAGTAGCTTTCAATGTTTCTATATCTTTTGCTCCACAATATCCCATTCCCGCTCTTAAACCTCCTACAAATTGATGAATACTTTCAAATAGTTCGCCTTTGTAAGGCACACGTCCTACTATTCCTTCTGGAACTAATTTTTTAATATCATCTTCCACATCTTGAAAATAACGATCTTTTGAACCTTTTTTCATTGCCTCAACAGATCCCATTCCACGATAAGATTTAAACTTTCTTCCTTCGTAAATAATTGTTTCTCCAGGACTTTCTTTTGTTCCTGCTAATAACGAACCTAACATAACACAATCTGCACCAGCCGCGATTGCTTTAGGAATATCTCCTGTATAACGAATTCCACCATCAGCGATTACAGGAACTCCACTTCCTTTAATTGCTGCAGCCACTTCTAGAACTGCCGAAAACTGAGGAAATCCAACACCAGCAACAACTCTAGTCGTACATATAGAACCTGGGCCAATTCCAACCTTTACAGCATCTGCACCTGCTTCTACTAAATATTTTGCAGCTTCAGGTGTTGCAATATTTCCCACTACAACATCTAATTTTGGAAACTTCTCTTTTACACTTTTTAATACTGTAACAACTCCTTTTGTATGACCATGGGCTGTATCAATAATAACGGCATCAACGCCAGCATTCACCAATGCTTCTGCACGATCAACTGCGTCAAAAGTTACACCTAAAGCAGCTGCAACTCTTAATCTTCCTAAACTATCCTTATTTGCAATTGGTTTTTGTGTAGTTTTGGTAATATCTCTAAAGGTAATTAATCCGACTAATTTGTAATTGTCATTTACAACAGGCAATTTTTCGATTTTATTACTTTGAAGAATGATTTCTGCTTGTTGTAATGAAGTTCCTTCTGCGACAGTAATTAAGTTTTCAGACGTCATCACCTCAGTTATCGCACGTTCGTTTTCTTTTTCAAAACGTAAATCTCTATTCGTTACAATTCCAACTAATTTCTTCTCATCATCTACAACAGGAATACCACCAATTTTGTGTTCTTTCATTGCTTTTTTTGCATCTAAAACAACAGCGTCCAGTGGTAAAGTAATCGGATCGATAATCATTCCACTTTCCGCTCTTTTTACCTTTCTAACTTCATTTGCTTGCTGCTCAATGGTCATATTTTTATGTAACACTCCTATTCCTCCTTCACGAGCAATAGCAATTGCCATGGAACTTTCGGTTACTGTATCCATTGCAGCCGATACAATAGGAACGTTAATTTTGATATTTCTAGTAAAATTTGTTTGAATGCTTACTTCTCTTGGAAGTATTTCTGAGTAGGCTGGTACTAAAAGAACATCATCGTATGTTAATCCTTCTCCTACAAATTTAGATGCGTGGGCGTTCATATTGCAATCAATATTAGGTTTCTTTATTAATTGCATGCAAATATACTGCTTTTATCGGAAATATAAGTTTATATTATTGTTAAGAGCTTTTTATGAAGGAAAACGCTTATGACCGATATCAATACGTTCAAGGATTTATTTTCTTGATTCATTGTTTCCTGTAATATATTTGAAGCACTTACGACCCCGAAATTTATACTAATTATTAAAAACTAAAATTATATGGCTATTTTAAAAGAACCAAAAACATTAATTGACTCGGCATATTTAATTAAAGGAACTATCGGAAACGTTGGGATGCCTGGTGCACCAATTGCGCATTTTTCTTTAGTAGTAAATGCTACGACTGGAACTGTAAGCGGAATGGCAGAAATTACCCAAGCTATTGATAGACCTTCAATTGAAGTGAAAGTCACAGGAAATGTCAGATCTACTGGATATGGTAAAGTAACTAAAATTGCTAATTTAACTGGTGAGTATATCGTATCTGTGCCAACACCAGCAATTGGTAGTTACTTACAAAAGTTTACTGCATACATGGACATTAATGATGAATGGAAAGGTACAGGTGGATTCACTTACGGAAATCAAAAAATAACTGATGTTCCAGTAACATCAGAACAATAAAATAAAAGCTTTAGGGGATTATAGCGATAAAGGTAGCACGAGTGAGTATAATGACTGCTACCTTTTTTATCTAAAAATAGTATTATCTCTAACGAATGCGTTCTTGTATCTCTCACTAAAAGGAATCTTCTCTAAGTTATTTAAAATAATTAAGTTGTCTTCAAGATAAATTTCTTTAATGCTTTTCATATTCACCAAGTAATTTCTATGTACTTGTCTAAAATTATCATTATTGAGTATTTCTTTTAACCGTACTAATGATAATTTCACTAAATATCTACTTTCTCCACATTGTAAGTTACAGTATTTTTCTTTTACATCTACATAATCTATGGAATCTACATCAACTTTAACAACACTTCGCTTGTGTTTTATAAATAAAAACTTTGGACTTAAAACAGCATTTTCATCATCATAACTAATACTGTTATTTTGGTCATAACATGATTCTATAGCCAATTCTAGGGTGTACAGTAACTCTAATTTATTGAATGGTTTTAATAGATATACAAGTGGATTCGTTAATTTTGCTTCTTCAAAAAGTGCTCGGCTTTGCATACTTGTAAGGAATAAAAAAGGAACATCAACTCCTTCTTTATTTATTCTTTGAGCGAAAGTAATCCCCTCTGGTTTTCCATCAATCATAATATCAAGAATGACCAAATCAAAAAATCTATTTTTTATTTCTTTTTCCGCCTCACTGATATTACGAACTCTAATTACCTCATATTCATTTTCTTCAAGAAATGAAACGATTTCTTTTGCTTCTTCATCTAAATCTTCTAATAAAAGTAATCGAAGGTTTTTCATCTATAGTTGGTTTGATACAGTAAATATATAAAAAAAGTAGTGACACCTACTCTACACTTCTAAGTAATTGTATCGTAACTTTTGTTCCTTTTCCTTCTTCACTATCAAAGGTTATAATTCCATCGTTTTTTTTAACTAAAGTCTGGCATAAAATAAGTCCCAATCCTACACCTCAAGAACGGTTAATTTTATCAATACTAACATCTTTTAAACGATTAATTTTAGCTAATCTCTCAGCTGTTATTCCAATTCCTGTATCTTGAATTGAAACATATGCGTAATTCTCGGAATCAACCCCCATTTCAATGGAAATCTCTCCTTCTCCGTTCATATATTTTACAGAGTTATCTAGTAGGTTTCGAAGAACGATTTTTAATGATTCTCTATCAACTTTAATTAAAGAGTTTTTAATATAATTGGTTTTTATTTTAACGTCGTTTGCTTCAATTAAATTTTCATAATCATACAAAACGTGCTCAACTATTGGCTTAAATGGATATTCCTTTTGATCAAAAACCATTTGATTATTTTGTTCTAATGACCAGTGCAGTAAATTATTTAATAAATGACTAGTGCTTTCGGTAACCGTAATAGCAGAATTATTAGCTTCTTTAATTCCTTCTAAATTATTATCATCAATATATTTTTTAAGTTGTAAATGCTGGTGTTTGATTGTATTCATCGGTGAACGCAAATCATGAGAAACTTCCGCTAATAGGTAGTTTTTAGTCTTATCAGCAAATGATAAATCTTCTTTCTGTTTTGTTATTAATGAGTTTTTCTCCTTTAATTTATTGTAATAAAAAGCCCAAAACCCAAGAAAAACTAATAAACCAGAAGCTCCGAAAATTAAACCTTTCTGCACCACTTTATGAGCTTCTATTTTCTCTTCTTGAATCTTTATTTCATTTTCTTTTTGCGTAAATAAAATCTCTTTATCTCTATTAGCAAGATCAATAATTTTATCTCTATTCCATATAGAATCTTTCAATTGGACATATTCTATGTAATAATTAACACTTTCTTTATAACCTTTTCGGTTACGTTCAATAACAGCCATGTTTTGCGTCGTAAATTTTTTTAGTTCTACATCTGAAAACATTTGAGCTAAATCATAAGCTTCTTTAAATAAAGGAATTGCATCATCATCTAGATATTCATTGTAATATATATTGGCTAAGTCCATTTTTGTTCTAATCAAAGAAGACGTATCATTCTTTTTAATTAGGGAAAGCTCTTTTTCGAAATATTCTTCTGCCTTCTCATAATTCTTCTTATGAATAAAACATAAACCAATATTATGGAATGCATTTTTCTTAAATTCTCTATTTGTATTTCCACTTTCAGCCTCCCATTTTGTATAATAACTAAGAGCTTCATTGTATTGTTTAAGAGATAAACAAACTTGACCTAGTTTAAGGTTTTTGAGATTATTTATTATGTTATCACTACTATCAATTTTGGCAAAATTTGTTTTTGCTTGTTTTAAAAGATCCTTTTGAAATGCACTTACACCTTTTATATAATTAACAAAATTTCGTTCTTCGATAGATTTTGATTCACTTAGTGCTACACTACTGTAGACATAACAAGAATCAAACTGATTGTTTTTATAAAACGTAAGAGCCTTATAAAGGCTCTCCGTTTTTGATTCATTACAAATAGATTTCCCTATTTCGTAAATTATATCTTTATTTTTTTGAGAATATAAGACACTTGAACCTAGTAAAAGAAAAACAAAGACAGTTCTTAACATACTAGGCTGTAGGCTTAACTAGTTTTGCAGGAACAGTTACTGTACCTCTATCTGTTTCCGGACCGCCTTCTAATTGTAGTGCTTCCTTTTTTTTAATTACAAACTTTGATAAGTGTAACTCTTTCTTGTTTTGTTTTTTTGTTTTCAAGTGTCTGTTAAATTTAAATTATGCTCTGTGATTATTTAATAATGTAACAATTTAGTTTTTTATTTGATAATTATCAAAATACTTAACATTGAATTAATGATCTTCACAGAATGAAATTAAAACAGCTAAAAAAATATACTTAGTCTCCCTACTTTCAGGCAACGTAATCAAAAGGATTGCGGCCCTAGTAGTTTAAAAATTATTTTAAAATATTACCGGAAAGGAACTTCAATTGAATATATCCGTTAACTCTCTGAAGAACAAGC contains:
- a CDS encoding LytR/AlgR family response regulator transcription factor encodes the protein MKNLRLLLLEDLDEEAKEIVSFLEENEYEVIRVRNISEAEKEIKNRFFDLVILDIMIDGKPEGITFAQRINKEGVDVPFLFLTSMQSRALFEEAKLTNPLVYLLKPFNKLELLYTLELAIESCYDQNNSISYDDENAVLSPKFLFIKHKRSVVKVDVDSIDYVDVKEKYCNLQCGESRYLVKLSLVRLKEILNNDNFRQVHRNYLVNMKSIKEIYLEDNLIILNNLEKIPFSERYKNAFVRDNTIFR
- a CDS encoding cysteine peptidase family C39 domain-containing protein is translated as MLSLPTFRQRNQKDCGPSSLKIILKYYRKGTSIEYIR